A genomic region of Bifidobacteriaceae bacterium contains the following coding sequences:
- a CDS encoding transporter substrate-binding domain-containing protein: MTIRPSRALLGLGLAISATLALGACGTGEVERAGEASKSPSAGAGAGASEEAPTVKTVTEGKLKVCTNPPYAPFEATDGTEVFGFDMDLTTEVANDLGLEIEFVIAGFESIESAAAIDTGTCDIGASALSITEDRLAKLDFSDSYYETTMGLLVKADSGIATIADLVDKPVGVQQGTTGEDWANEQPELTNIKQYEGLGDQVTALKAGDVVGVFNDVPTLTPYEDEGFTVVDTFATGDKLGFAVQKGNTALLDQINKTLQRLRSDGSYDEYVAKWFSVKE; encoded by the coding sequence ATGACTATCCGTCCTAGTAGAGCCCTGCTCGGCCTTGGCCTGGCCATCAGCGCGACCCTCGCGCTGGGCGCCTGCGGCACCGGCGAAGTTGAAAGGGCCGGCGAGGCCAGCAAGAGCCCAAGCGCGGGGGCCGGCGCCGGGGCCAGCGAAGAGGCGCCAACGGTCAAGACCGTCACCGAAGGCAAGCTGAAGGTCTGCACCAACCCGCCTTACGCCCCGTTCGAGGCCACAGACGGAACCGAGGTCTTCGGCTTCGACATGGACTTGACCACCGAGGTCGCCAATGATCTAGGCCTGGAGATCGAGTTCGTGATCGCCGGCTTCGAGTCGATCGAATCTGCGGCCGCGATCGACACCGGCACCTGCGACATTGGCGCCAGCGCCCTGTCCATCACGGAAGACCGGCTCGCCAAGCTCGACTTCTCCGACTCCTATTACGAGACCACCATGGGCCTGCTGGTCAAAGCGGACTCCGGCATTGCCACCATCGCGGACCTGGTCGACAAGCCGGTCGGCGTCCAGCAGGGCACCACCGGCGAGGACTGGGCGAACGAGCAGCCCGAACTGACCAACATCAAACAGTACGAGGGCCTGGGCGACCAGGTGACGGCGCTCAAGGCGGGCGACGTGGTGGGCGTGTTCAACGACGTGCCGACCTTGACCCCGTACGAGGACGAGGGTTTCACCGTGGTGGACACCTTCGCCACCGGCGACAAGCTCGGCTTCGCAGTCCAGAAGGGCAACACGGCCCTGCTCGACCAGATCAACAAGACGCTGCAGCGGCTCCGCTCGGACGGCTCGTATGACGAATACGTCGCGAAGTGGTTCTCCGTCAAGGAGTGA
- a CDS encoding ABC transporter permease subunit (The N-terminal region of this protein, as described by TIGR01726, is a three transmembrane segment that identifies a subfamily of ABC transporter permease subunits, which specificities that include histidine, arginine, glutamine, glutamate, L-cystine (sic), the opines (in Agrobacterium) octopine and nopaline, etc.) — protein MTVAQLALIYAPWIAVSLAALALAVLPGTYRRGWVRGWVAGAAVALVAYPVGVLAAPAWLVVTVYWIPAGGAAASVALLAAGLAGLAGSRRRARLEQAADAVRSPDAPIPAAGSPTLAAARGSAPEEGPVVAAASREEPATATPPSDTAAAAPPAGKGGGAPAVAVLADGRRRGLRPSDRASLVRGLQYGVLLGAVVILALVTDWELMSQRLFTLAGLRRVGPRIIPDFFNTVRYTLGAFAVSLSLGTVLALMKLSAARLYRGLATAYIEFFRGMPALIVVFAVAYGIPMALGVTIPTISLKAALALGCVSAAYMAESIRAGIQAVPKGQVEAARSLGMSHGKTLQSVVIPQAFRIVLPPVTNEIILLTKDTSLVYVMGLATREYELTKLARESLSEPHGGLTALFAIGACYLIITLPLGFLVRRMERGFGRAKS, from the coding sequence ATGACGGTTGCTCAACTTGCGCTCATCTACGCCCCCTGGATCGCGGTGTCGCTCGCGGCCTTGGCCCTTGCTGTCCTGCCGGGAACCTACCGGCGCGGCTGGGTTCGCGGGTGGGTCGCGGGGGCGGCCGTCGCGCTGGTCGCCTACCCGGTGGGGGTCCTGGCGGCACCCGCCTGGCTGGTGGTCACGGTCTATTGGATTCCCGCCGGCGGCGCGGCCGCATCCGTCGCGCTGCTGGCGGCCGGTTTGGCAGGGCTCGCCGGTTCCCGTCGCCGCGCACGCCTTGAGCAAGCCGCCGATGCCGTCCGGTCGCCCGACGCCCCCATTCCGGCCGCCGGTTCGCCGACGTTGGCGGCGGCGCGGGGGTCCGCGCCCGAAGAAGGCCCTGTGGTCGCCGCGGCGAGCCGTGAAGAACCAGCCACGGCGACGCCGCCAAGCGACACGGCGGCGGCCGCTCCCCCCGCCGGAAAGGGCGGCGGCGCGCCAGCGGTCGCGGTCCTGGCCGACGGCCGGCGGCGGGGGCTGCGCCCCAGCGACCGCGCCAGCCTGGTCCGGGGGCTCCAGTACGGCGTGCTGCTCGGAGCGGTCGTCATTTTGGCGCTGGTCACCGACTGGGAGTTGATGTCGCAGCGGCTGTTCACGTTGGCGGGCCTGCGCCGAGTGGGCCCCAGGATCATCCCGGACTTCTTCAACACGGTCCGCTACACTCTGGGGGCGTTCGCGGTCTCCCTGTCGCTGGGCACGGTCCTCGCCCTGATGAAGCTGTCCGCCGCGCGGCTCTACCGGGGGCTGGCCACCGCCTACATCGAGTTCTTCCGGGGCATGCCCGCGCTGATTGTGGTCTTCGCGGTCGCGTATGGGATCCCGATGGCGCTGGGCGTGACCATCCCCACCATCTCCCTCAAGGCGGCGCTGGCGCTGGGCTGCGTCTCCGCCGCCTACATGGCCGAATCGATCCGCGCGGGCATCCAGGCGGTGCCGAAGGGGCAGGTCGAGGCGGCCCGCTCGCTCGGCATGTCGCACGGCAAGACGTTGCAGTCGGTGGTCATCCCCCAGGCGTTTCGGATAGTCCTGCCGCCGGTCACCAACGAGATCATCCTGCTCACCAAGGACACGTCGCTGGTCTACGTGATGGGCTTGGCGACACGCGAATACGAGTTGACCAAACTGGCGCGCGAAAGCCTGTCGGAGCCGCACGGCGGCCTGACCGCGCTGTTCGCGATAGGCGCCTGCTACCTGATCATCACCCTGCCGCTGGGCTTCCTGGTCCGGCGCATGGAACGCGGCTTTGGGAGGGCCAAGTCATGA
- a CDS encoding DUF3052 domain-containing protein, translating to MSTLTPKDGTFSAGAPPDAPLGLTGGQVVQEIGYDDDVDFDLREAIEEAIDADLVDEDWDDVTDAALIWWREGDGDLTDTIVDALSPLEHGGVVWVLTPKPGRPGYVEASDIHEAAGIAGLHTANSISVGKDWAGTRLTARGRSKK from the coding sequence ATGAGTACGTTGACCCCGAAAGACGGGACCTTTTCTGCGGGCGCGCCGCCGGACGCGCCGCTCGGGCTGACCGGCGGCCAGGTTGTGCAGGAGATCGGGTATGACGACGACGTGGACTTCGACCTCAGAGAGGCCATTGAGGAAGCGATCGACGCGGACCTGGTCGACGAGGACTGGGACGACGTCACCGACGCGGCCCTGATCTGGTGGCGGGAAGGCGACGGCGACCTGACCGACACGATTGTCGACGCGCTGTCGCCCCTTGAGCACGGCGGCGTGGTCTGGGTGCTGACGCCCAAACCGGGCCGCCCCGGCTACGTCGAGGCCTCGGACATCCACGAGGCCGCCGGAATTGCGGGCCTGCACACCGCCAATTCGATCTCGGTCGGCAAAGACTGGGCGGGCACCCGCTTGACGGCCCGCGGCCGCTCGAAGAAGTAG
- a CDS encoding helix-turn-helix domain-containing protein, producing MARSSQTHPVPCATTVARLSSHRDRLVTQVMKSIDLEHTWYRALSAEDRSWVGLVAQASVDAFIAWCRDKGSSAGSSQEIFAVAPAELTRTVSLHQTLLLVKSGVDVIEAEAEVLSAPGKASELHDAILRYSREFAFATAEVYARAAEMRGSWDARLEALVVDSLIRGDVGPSVRSRIAALGWSSTGQAICLAAGIPAPLGEGRVREVRSALRAAAPDSLAGFQSDRVLLLFSGLDDFQPAVTSLLPALGDGPVVIGPKVPSLEDLPRSIRAANAGLDAFAAWPGAPRPVLADDLLPERLLIGDPEARATLLDRAYRPLVEAGKDVALTLATYLELGRSLEGAARVLFVHPNTVRYRLGKITEICGWDPGDPREAYVLQHALAVGRLGAR from the coding sequence ATGGCACGGAGCTCCCAAACTCATCCGGTTCCCTGCGCGACCACTGTGGCGCGGCTGTCCTCACACCGGGACCGACTGGTCACGCAGGTCATGAAATCGATCGACTTGGAGCACACGTGGTACCGCGCGCTTTCCGCCGAGGACCGCTCTTGGGTCGGTCTGGTGGCCCAAGCCTCGGTGGACGCCTTCATCGCCTGGTGCCGGGACAAGGGCTCCTCCGCCGGTTCCTCGCAGGAGATCTTCGCGGTCGCGCCGGCCGAGTTGACCCGCACCGTCTCGCTTCACCAGACGCTGCTGCTGGTCAAGAGCGGTGTCGACGTGATCGAGGCGGAGGCGGAGGTCCTGTCCGCGCCGGGCAAGGCTTCCGAGTTGCATGACGCGATTCTCCGCTATTCCCGCGAGTTCGCCTTCGCGACGGCCGAGGTCTACGCCCGCGCGGCGGAGATGCGGGGATCCTGGGACGCCCGCCTGGAAGCCTTGGTGGTGGACTCGCTGATCAGAGGCGACGTCGGCCCGTCGGTGCGGTCCCGGATCGCGGCGCTCGGCTGGTCCTCCACCGGGCAGGCCATCTGCCTGGCGGCCGGAATCCCCGCGCCGCTGGGCGAGGGGCGGGTCCGCGAGGTGCGCTCGGCGCTGCGCGCCGCCGCCCCCGACTCGCTGGCCGGGTTCCAGTCCGACCGCGTTTTGCTCCTGTTCAGCGGCCTGGACGACTTCCAACCGGCGGTCACTTCGCTGCTGCCCGCCCTGGGCGACGGCCCCGTCGTGATAGGGCCGAAGGTGCCCTCGTTGGAAGACCTCCCCCGTTCGATCCGGGCGGCCAACGCGGGCCTGGACGCCTTCGCGGCGTGGCCCGGCGCGCCCCGCCCGGTCCTGGCCGACGACTTGCTGCCGGAACGCCTGCTGATAGGCGACCCGGAGGCGCGCGCCACCTTGCTCGACCGTGCCTACCGCCCTTTGGTCGAGGCCGGCAAGGACGTCGCTTTGACCTTGGCCACCTATTTGGAACTGGGGCGTTCCCTGGAGGGCGCGGCCCGCGTCTTGTTCGTCCATCCCAACACGGTGCGCTACCGGCTGGGCAAAATCACCGAGATCTGCGGCTGGGATCCCGGCGACCCGAGGGAGGCCTACGTCCTCCAGCACGCCTTGGCGGTGGGACGGCTCGGGGCCAGGTAG
- a CDS encoding ACP S-malonyltransferase: protein MRALVAPGQGAQKPGMLVPWLGVDGARERLARWSELAEVDLFEHGVDSAADQIRDTAIAQPLLTAAALLSYEAVDQPFDLVAGHSVGEFGAAVIAGVLSADDAMAAAGARGRAMAACAAAQPSAMAAVVGGAPDAVLEAIERSGAWAANFNGPSQIVAGGRAEAIDRLVEAAPARTRVIRLDVAGAFHTPLMAAAEHALRAALAGVQVADAQVPLVTNHAGLAMTNGHQIMESIIRQVTLPVRWDLVLETFAARGVGAQLELAPAGVLTGIAKRALKGAQLETVNTPEAFA from the coding sequence GTGCGCGCGTTGGTCGCGCCCGGTCAGGGCGCTCAGAAGCCGGGAATGCTGGTCCCTTGGTTGGGCGTGGACGGCGCCCGCGAACGGTTGGCGCGCTGGTCCGAATTGGCCGAGGTCGACCTGTTTGAGCACGGGGTGGACTCCGCGGCTGACCAGATCCGCGACACCGCCATTGCCCAGCCGCTGCTGACGGCGGCCGCACTGTTGTCTTATGAGGCCGTCGACCAGCCCTTCGACCTGGTGGCGGGCCACTCTGTCGGCGAGTTCGGCGCCGCCGTCATTGCGGGCGTGCTGAGCGCGGATGACGCCATGGCGGCGGCCGGCGCGCGCGGGCGGGCCATGGCGGCCTGCGCCGCCGCCCAGCCCAGCGCCATGGCGGCCGTGGTGGGCGGGGCCCCGGACGCGGTCCTGGAGGCGATCGAGCGGTCTGGCGCTTGGGCCGCCAATTTCAACGGGCCCAGCCAAATCGTGGCCGGCGGCCGGGCCGAGGCGATCGACCGCCTGGTGGAGGCGGCCCCGGCGCGGACGCGGGTGATCCGCTTGGACGTGGCGGGCGCCTTCCACACGCCCCTGATGGCGGCGGCGGAGCACGCGCTGAGGGCGGCCTTGGCCGGAGTCCAGGTGGCGGACGCCCAGGTGCCGCTGGTGACGAACCACGCGGGCCTGGCTATGACCAATGGCCACCAGATCATGGAGTCGATCATCCGTCAGGTGACGCTGCCGGTCCGCTGGGACCTGGTGCTGGAGACGTTCGCGGCGCGGGGCGTGGGCGCCCAATTGGAACTCGCCCCGGCCGGAGTCCTGACCGGGATAGCCAAACGCGCCCTCAAGGGCGCCCAACTGGAAACGGTCAACACACCGGAGGCGTTCGCATGA
- a CDS encoding ketoacyl-ACP synthase III: protein MSAAGAKRPAPILREPDPRSGSRIAAVGGARGERLVTNEELAGPINSSDEWIKSRTGITTRARATADQSMLDLAEAAARQAIGRAGLAPAQVDAVILGSVTHFVQTPAAAPQLAARLGAVGAAAFDVSAACAGYCYGIGLADGLVRAGAAANVLVVGADKLSDMVDPTDRTISFLLGDGAGAAVVTASDRPRIGPTVWGSDGSKADRVGQNLDFREAVASGIWPTLRQDGPVVYKWAVFEMAKVALAAIAAAGLAPDDIEVFIPHQANLRIIEQQVKRIGFGPDVVVARDIAETGNTSAASIPLATERLGRDDPAVGGRLALQIGFGAGLAYAAQVVELPPAAGLQDIPQDNQEDTNERNARGTGQD, encoded by the coding sequence ATGAGCGCCGCAGGCGCCAAGCGCCCAGCCCCGATTCTCCGCGAGCCGGACCCCCGGTCCGGCTCGCGGATCGCGGCGGTGGGCGGGGCGCGCGGGGAGCGGTTGGTCACAAACGAGGAACTCGCCGGTCCGATCAACTCCTCGGACGAATGGATCAAGTCCCGGACGGGGATAACCACCAGAGCGCGGGCCACGGCCGACCAGTCGATGCTGGACCTGGCCGAGGCGGCAGCCCGGCAGGCCATAGGCCGCGCCGGCTTGGCCCCAGCACAGGTGGACGCCGTGATCTTGGGATCCGTCACGCACTTCGTCCAGACCCCGGCGGCGGCGCCCCAGTTGGCGGCCAGGCTGGGCGCGGTCGGCGCGGCGGCGTTCGACGTCTCGGCGGCGTGCGCGGGCTACTGCTACGGCATCGGACTGGCCGACGGGCTGGTGCGCGCCGGAGCCGCCGCGAACGTCCTGGTGGTGGGGGCGGACAAACTGTCCGACATGGTGGACCCGACCGACCGGACCATCTCCTTCCTGCTGGGGGACGGCGCCGGGGCGGCCGTGGTCACCGCGTCAGACCGCCCCCGGATAGGCCCCACGGTGTGGGGATCCGACGGCTCCAAAGCCGACCGGGTTGGCCAAAACCTGGACTTCCGCGAGGCGGTGGCCAGCGGAATCTGGCCCACACTGCGCCAAGACGGGCCCGTGGTCTACAAATGGGCCGTGTTCGAAATGGCGAAGGTGGCACTGGCGGCGATCGCGGCGGCCGGCCTGGCCCCGGACGACATCGAAGTCTTCATTCCGCATCAGGCCAACCTCCGCATCATTGAGCAGCAGGTCAAACGGATCGGCTTCGGGCCGGACGTGGTGGTGGCCCGCGACATCGCGGAGACCGGCAACACGTCCGCGGCGTCCATTCCGCTGGCGACCGAACGCCTGGGCCGCGACGACCCGGCCGTGGGGGGGCGCCTGGCGCTCCAAATCGGCTTCGGGGCCGGGCTTGCCTACGCCGCCCAGGTGGTCGAATTGCCGCCGGCCGCAGGCCTTCAAGACATCCCGCAGGACAATCAAGAAGACACCAACGAAAGGAACGCCCGTGGCACTGGACAAGACTGA
- a CDS encoding acyl carrier protein: MALDKTEVLDGLIEIIVDETGLDSAEITPEKNFADDLDIDSMSMMTIMTLAEDKFGVEIPDDSVGTLHTVGDAVDFIAGA; the protein is encoded by the coding sequence GTGGCACTGGACAAGACTGAGGTTCTAGACGGCCTGATCGAGATCATCGTGGATGAAACCGGCTTGGACTCGGCTGAGATCACGCCCGAGAAGAACTTCGCCGACGACTTGGACATCGACTCGATGTCCATGATGACGATCATGACCCTGGCCGAGGACAAATTCGGCGTGGAAATCCCCGACGACTCGGTGGGGACCCTCCACACCGTCGGGGACGCGGTCGACTTCATCGCGGGCGCCTGA
- a CDS encoding beta-ketoacyl-[acyl-carrier-protein] synthase family protein, giving the protein MAAPQIVVTGLGATTPLGGDVESTWRAVLAGEPGVHALDNTWAEDFGIVSNFAATLKVAADAVLSRQEQRRNDPSAQYALIAARQAWADAGAPPVAPERLAVVMATGIGGLHTMLGAWDTVRERGARRLLPLTVPMLMPNSPAAAVAIDLSARAGAHAPVSACASGAEAVVTAARLIELGLADVVVAGGAEAAIHPLTLGAFGKMQALSTRSDSPETASRPYCATRDGFVMGEGAGVLVLESAAHAEARGAKAHAVLAGVGSSADAYDVAPPDPTGQGQLRAMRAALAAAGPEARANLAHVNAHATATPAGDPVEARAIADALAEALGSREAALAVPVSATKSMTGHLLGAAGAVESIFAILALRDRLAPPTINIQELDPEVPCRVVRDRPEPLPAEGGLAALNNAFGFGGHNMALVFAIP; this is encoded by the coding sequence ATGGCCGCTCCGCAGATCGTCGTCACCGGCCTGGGGGCGACCACCCCGTTGGGCGGAGACGTGGAGTCGACCTGGCGGGCGGTCCTGGCCGGCGAGCCGGGCGTCCACGCCCTGGACAACACGTGGGCCGAGGATTTCGGGATAGTCTCCAACTTCGCCGCCACGCTGAAAGTGGCCGCCGATGCCGTCTTGTCACGCCAGGAGCAGCGCCGCAACGACCCGTCCGCCCAGTACGCGCTGATCGCCGCGCGGCAGGCTTGGGCCGACGCGGGCGCTCCCCCGGTCGCGCCGGAACGCCTCGCGGTGGTCATGGCGACGGGCATTGGCGGCCTGCACACCATGTTGGGGGCTTGGGACACGGTCCGCGAGCGGGGGGCCCGGCGGCTCCTGCCTTTGACGGTGCCCATGCTGATGCCGAACTCGCCCGCCGCGGCCGTCGCGATCGACTTGTCCGCCCGCGCGGGGGCCCACGCCCCGGTTTCAGCTTGCGCCTCCGGCGCGGAGGCCGTGGTGACGGCCGCCCGCCTGATCGAATTGGGCTTGGCGGACGTGGTGGTGGCCGGGGGCGCCGAGGCGGCGATCCACCCCTTGACGCTGGGTGCCTTCGGCAAGATGCAGGCGCTGTCCACCAGGTCGGATTCGCCGGAGACGGCCTCCCGGCCTTATTGCGCCACCCGCGACGGTTTCGTCATGGGCGAGGGCGCGGGCGTTCTGGTCCTGGAGTCGGCCGCCCACGCCGAGGCGCGCGGGGCGAAGGCCCACGCCGTGCTGGCGGGTGTCGGCTCTTCGGCGGACGCCTATGACGTGGCGCCTCCCGACCCGACGGGCCAGGGCCAATTGCGGGCCATGCGGGCGGCCCTGGCGGCTGCGGGACCCGAGGCGCGGGCGAACCTGGCCCACGTCAACGCCCACGCCACCGCGACCCCGGCGGGGGACCCGGTTGAGGCCCGGGCCATTGCGGACGCGCTCGCGGAAGCCTTGGGCTCGCGGGAGGCCGCCCTGGCGGTGCCGGTCAGCGCCACCAAGTCCATGACCGGCCACCTGTTGGGCGCCGCCGGCGCGGTCGAGTCGATTTTCGCCATCCTGGCGCTGCGGGACCGCCTCGCCCCGCCCACCATCAACATTCAGGAACTGGACCCGGAAGTCCCCTGCCGCGTGGTCCGGGACCGACCGGAGCCGCTGCCCGCCGAAGGCGGCCTGGCGGCTTTGAACAACGCGTTCGGCTTTGGCGGCCACAACATGGCGCTGGTCTTCGCCATCCCCTAA
- a CDS encoding DUF3145 domain-containing protein codes for MITRGVLFVHSSPRAVSPHVEWVATNVLGMDVSMDWTDQPAAPGTLRAEYSWQGPQGTGARLASALRGWEHLRYEVTEEPSFGADGGRWSHTPSLGIFHAVVDVHGNTMVPEDRIRAALDCRGDLIALRRGLDLALGQAWDDELEPFRYAGAGAPVRWLHQVG; via the coding sequence GTGATCACGCGCGGCGTGCTCTTTGTGCACTCTTCTCCACGAGCGGTCAGCCCGCACGTGGAATGGGTCGCGACCAATGTGCTCGGCATGGACGTGTCGATGGACTGGACGGACCAACCCGCCGCGCCTGGAACTCTGCGCGCCGAATACTCCTGGCAGGGCCCGCAGGGCACCGGCGCGCGCCTCGCCTCAGCCTTGCGCGGCTGGGAGCACCTGCGCTACGAGGTCACCGAGGAGCCCTCGTTCGGCGCGGACGGCGGCCGCTGGTCCCACACCCCGTCCCTGGGGATCTTCCACGCCGTGGTAGACGTCCACGGCAACACCATGGTGCCGGAGGACCGCATCCGCGCCGCCCTCGACTGCCGGGGCGACCTGATCGCGCTGCGCCGCGGGCTGGACTTGGCGTTGGGCCAGGCCTGGGACGACGAACTGGAGCCGTTCCGCTACGCGGGCGCCGGCGCCCCCGTCCGCTGGCTGCACCAGGTGGGCTGA
- the def gene encoding peptide deformylase — MAMRDIRVIGDPVLRTQCDPITKIDDRVRSLVADLLETVDTEGRAGLAANQIGVSLRAFSYNIDDEVGYVLNPVIAELSEQSQDGDEGCLSVPGLWFPTKRAFYARVVGQDLDGNEVMVEGTGLMARCLQHEVDHLDGHLYLDRLDRATRKKAMAAVREL; from the coding sequence ATGGCGATGAGAGACATCCGGGTGATAGGCGACCCGGTCTTGCGCACGCAGTGCGACCCGATCACCAAGATTGACGACCGCGTCCGGTCGTTGGTGGCGGATCTGTTGGAAACAGTCGACACCGAAGGCCGGGCCGGTCTGGCCGCCAATCAAATCGGGGTCTCGCTGAGGGCGTTCTCATACAACATTGACGACGAGGTCGGCTACGTGCTGAACCCGGTCATCGCGGAACTGTCGGAGCAGAGCCAGGACGGGGACGAGGGCTGCCTGTCGGTGCCCGGCCTTTGGTTTCCCACCAAGCGGGCGTTCTACGCCCGGGTTGTGGGCCAGGACCTGGACGGCAACGAGGTCATGGTGGAGGGCACGGGTCTGATGGCGCGCTGCCTTCAACACGAGGTCGACCACCTGGACGGCCACCTTTACCTGGACCGCCTTGACCGGGCGACCCGCAAGAAAGCCATGGCGGCCGTCCGCGAACTCTAG
- a CDS encoding DUF308 domain-containing protein, translated as MTQTQQFTNPAAEAERQAAARAEAIGLFGRPFFLSPASVGRLKAWLVVRGLAGLVLGALILFLPGLSLEAFAFVVGIFFVVAGVIRIVMGAVDSSFTAGLRILNVILGVLLAAIGAVAIRFPGFGLLATVLLIGFAWMMEGAATLALLPPRRQGRGWAIAFAVVSLVAGVILILWPAEMLLPLLIVAGAALVVGGIFDVVGAFSLKSKGQATAMG; from the coding sequence ATGACGCAAACTCAACAATTCACAAACCCCGCCGCCGAGGCGGAGCGGCAGGCCGCCGCCCGCGCTGAGGCGATCGGCCTGTTCGGCCGCCCATTCTTCCTGAGCCCCGCGTCGGTCGGCCGGCTCAAAGCCTGGCTGGTGGTCCGGGGCCTGGCCGGCCTGGTCCTGGGCGCGCTGATCCTGTTCTTGCCGGGCCTGTCGCTGGAGGCGTTCGCCTTCGTGGTCGGGATCTTCTTCGTCGTGGCCGGCGTCATCCGGATCGTCATGGGTGCCGTCGACTCCAGTTTCACGGCCGGCCTGCGGATCCTCAACGTCATCCTGGGCGTCCTGCTGGCGGCCATCGGAGCGGTGGCGATTCGCTTTCCGGGCTTCGGCTTGTTGGCGACCGTGCTGCTGATCGGCTTCGCCTGGATGATGGAGGGCGCCGCCACCCTGGCGCTGCTGCCGCCGCGCCGCCAAGGCCGCGGCTGGGCGATCGCCTTCGCGGTGGTGTCGCTGGTGGCCGGGGTGATCCTGATCCTCTGGCCGGCGGAGATGCTGCTGCCGCTGTTGATCGTGGCCGGCGCCGCGCTGGTGGTGGGCGGCATCTTCGACGTGGTGGGGGCTTTCAGCCTGAAGTCGAAAGGCCAGGCCACCGCCATGGGATGA